The genomic window GCCTAAAGCGTCGAAGGCCAGCGCCAGCCAGAAGGCGACCACGCAGCGGCCCAGCCCGCCGGGGGCCGCCATAGCGGGggagcggcggcagcagcgccgccaccgccgcctcAGGCAGCCCGCACCTGAGGGGACGGCCTGGGCCACGCCCCTCCATCGCACCTGCGCGCGGGCCACGCCCCTGGCGGAGAGGCTCTGGCCACGCCCCAGCGGCCGCTGAGGTGGAAGGCGGGAACTGCCCTCACCCGGTGCCGCCCAGCGGTGCCCCGCTCACAGCGGCGCGGTGCAGCACACGCCCTGTCTGCAGCCCCTCTCGCTATCAGCGGTGTTAGGCGACCTGAGAGGGCCTTTCCTCTTGCCTTTAAGCCGTGGAGGCAGCTGGAGTTTCTTCCTGTCTTGCACCACCCGAGAGAATAGGAGGAGCAGGTGTTCAGGATGGGTCCGTAGCGACTGCCGGTGTTTTTGGAGTTGCCGAGTAATGGTCACTGTTTGGGTGACAGAGCTGGACCCATTTACCTGTACCCAGCCAAGACAGGGTTGCCTCATCTGCCTTAATCAAGACAGCCTACAGGGGATGCACCCCAGGAAAGGTGGTCTTGAGATTAATGTACATGTTGTGGATCTCCACTCTTGCAAGAAGAAACAGCTATTGGTAGGCAGCAGACAGACTACTTCAGGTACATGCCTGAGGAGGTTGAATACATCGGAAGAAACACCCTAGGCAAAACCAGCTTAAAGATACCTTACATTTCACTTGTTATCAGGTTGTTAACCTAAATATTTCTAACAAGTTCAATAGGTATCAAGATATTTTCATTATGTGGAActaaaaaaaagagggaagcaGCTATTTCACATTTTAAATTGCACGTTAAATAGATTGCTgcttgtgctgtgctatgcATTGTTCTTTTGTTTCAGCCCTTGTCCGTTCCATTACTAAGCTTTGCTTCTGGAAGGTGTCACATaaacaatatttattttttcctggaaTAGCCTGTCTGCCCTTTGACAATTTGAGTGCAGCTAGTCTGGGTCAGGAAAAGTTAAAAGGTAAGAAATAGAGGCAATTATGATAATGAGTTTATTTGTTCCAGCTCATCAGTTAGGAGGAAACACAAATTACTCGTTACAGGCCTTGGTGAAAAAAGTTCTTGGGATTAGATTTTCTTAGGGTATTTTActtcattaatatatttgtctACCAAAAAGACACCACTGAATGACTCTATAAAATCTGTTACAACAAAAAACATTCAAGCGGACTGTAGCCTGTGTGTTTTCTTGCGTGCTTGCTTTGGTGTTTTTGAAGACTTCTTAGCTGACTCTATTGATTTGCCAGCTTTAGGTGCTGCAAAAGACTTTGCTTCAGGCTTTTTAGGAGTCTTTTTAAGCTCTTTCCCCTTTATTGCTTCCTTGGGCATGCTGGGCTGCTTggcttttttctgttttggtgaTGTCTGGAGGTCAACACTCTCTTCTGTAActttatgttttggttttggagtCTCCAGAGCctgaggttgtttttttctcttaccGAGGGAAGATTTAGTTTTCTTGCTCAGGTTTCCTGCACTTGATTTCATTTTCTATAtttaagacagaaaaaaaaagaaattacccATCCACTTAAACATCTTTACTATTTTTCAAGATGTAAATAAAACTATTATCAGTGACAAATGCTTTCTATAGATTGAACTGTGCCCCAGCCCAAGTGATCTGTACACATTTCAGTCTTGAAACAGAGGATTAAACACAGGAATAATgaaaataatggaaaaaaaccccaacaaaatagTAAGAAAGTAGGAATATAACATGCAAGGATCTTCTTAAGCCAGTGAATTACTGACCTCTGCTGGCATAGCTTTAAACCAGAGTTCTAGACTTAATAGATTCAATACAGCTCAACTTCATTGGAAGTCCAGCTGTACGCATGCAAACTGACTGCACTCTTCTCTGTGCACTAAGCCTAAAATTCTTTGGAGTTCATCACATATTCCCAAACTACCCTCATGAAAGATGGCTGCTGTCATCAGAGCAACTCATAGAACTCATCTCTAGCCGCATCTATTGCAAAGATATGCTCCAATCACAAATGCAATATAACTAATTTGAATTTTTAAGTGTTACTGTTTTATTTATCCCACTATCTTTCCTAGATGTTTGTTACACATGAGGATATCATCAATCTGGTCCTTTAGCAGACATGTTAATGACAATGTCTGTATCATCTCTTAATACTGGCAACAATAAATCCACACAGTACTTCATATGCAAACTGCCAGCTCTCAATTTAGATTGTTAACGCTGCACACCCAGAGAATGTtgcttagaatcatagcattgtcagggttggaagggatctcaaagaaCACCCAGTTCcattcccctgccatgggcacagactCTTCagtctagaccaggttgctcacagccccatccagcttggccttaaaaacttccagggatggggcttccatcacctccctaggcaagctgttccagtgtctcaccaccctcatggtgaagaacttgttttTCCTCAGATTTTGcagcattaaaataaataaaaacatttttccaATAAATTCTGAAGTAAAATTTTTCATGATTTTTAGTATTAAGCTGTTTCTCAGTCATTTACCCTTTCTTCTGACTTCAGGCTTGTTATTCAACCTAGAACAATTGCTGTTATTCAGAAAAATATGTAAAAGGACAATAACCACCAGCTTCCTTTGTAACAGAGGAGAACTAAAAAATACATCCTTCCCCCAACTAACTACTTTCCCATACACTCAGCTCTTGCTTTTATGATATATTCACAAAATATTCAGTTCGCTTGAAGTGTGTTTACAGACAGTTCCCTAAGCAACAATGAACAACTAAACAGTTCAGAACATTTAGTTTTGACTGAAATGCAAGTCTCTCAAAATTATGAAACCATTACCTCCAGCTGATCTAAGATGGTTGTTTGTATAGGCACCAGTTGTGGAATTTCTTCATCGTCATGATCACCTGGTTCTTggactgctgctttttcttttatctcaAGGTCctgagtagcagcagcagcagctgcatttttaATTTCAGTTGTTGAAGTGACTTGACTTGACTTAGTTTTTTTAGATGCCTTCTTGCTCTtgggcttctttttctttccctcctagGATTAAGTGGAAGTACATCTCAAATCTTCAAGACATTTCTAAATCAGTAATAATTGCTTTAATACAGTTAAAAACAGGACTTTGAATACAGTTCAATAGACCTGGACTGGTCAACCATATGCAAATATgaaaaaaatgcattatttCCAGAAGTTCAGTGTAAAGGGCTCCTAAGCAAGCAATAATGTCAAGATTACAGTCTTGTAAGTTCAATATATATATACGCTCCAAAGCTATTTGAGACAGAACATAATAAGCAGAACTCAGTACAATGGagcagattttctttttccagaaaGTCAGTGAGCCCCTCCTGTGCAAATATAGGAACCTGTGAATGATTCATATGCCACTGATTAGCCAACAGATAATGGATGCATAGTTTCATTCCACATATATGTTAATGAGTGGATTTTCAGAAGGCAAATATGAATAAACAACACAAGCAGAAGATCAAAACATTAATCTCAGCCCCCTCACTTCATAACTAGAAACACTTAACTTGCTTACTTCCAGTTTGCTTCACAACCCACCAGGGAGCTTCCAGTTTTGTCAGTATTACTATTTGAAGCACTCAGACTCAGGAGGACTTAACCCATGTGTAGCCATAAATGCCTGGGCTCACCTGCTAACTTTTAAACCCATCACATCGGACACTGATACATAAAAAGAAGCTGAAGAACTAGTTGTTCCAATTTGGTTTTATGGAAAGTTTGaagcactattttttttttacctttactttcttttttctttcaggtgGCTCTCTGTCAAGCTCATCCAAGTTGGAGATATTAGCAGTAAAAATCGGAAGTGCCACTGATTTAAGTGTTTTGAGGTGAAGAATTTTGACATTTTTCCAATtctgcaacaacaaaaccagcatATTGTGTAAAAACAAGAAGGTTGAGTTATGCACTGGCTTGGCTTTAATGCAATCAATCAGCAGTACCTTTGGTAGCTTCTTAGCAAtcacctcagctgctgcaatGACATTATTTAGGATCTCATCAGCTTTCATTCCAGTGTGACCTATACGTGCTGTACTGAAAGAAATGAAGAGCAATATTTATTTGGGGGCAAATAAGCAGACTTGATGCTGGGTTTAGACAtatccagaaaagaaaaaaggccaCTCATCTGCAGCTATCTTAATTTGCACAAAGGATGGCTGGCTATTGCAGAAGCCTTTTGTAACACAACAGGTTTACCTGTATTAACCTTTCTGTATTTGGATATGAAACTTCTGCCTATTACTAAGCATATTACCAGTTTAGATCCTTTTAGATGCAAAAtatgtggggggggggaaaagtgtTAGATAAACAGAGTATTTTGGAAGTAGTTCTAATTTATTTTGACAGTAATGTAGATAAACAGAGTATTTTGGAAGTAGTTCTAATTTATTTTGACAGTAATGTGTTTCTAAGATTGTACCTGCTGTTTGACAGCAACCTAAGATTCCTCAGGTATAaggaaaaagagacaaaaagtaAAACTTGGCAGTGAGAATTCTTAATAAGAACTACTGACTTCGTTACGCAGATTAAGGTTCAAAATGGCCCACACCTGCAACGGTGACCCTTAACCTCTTTTATTCACAATATCAGTGGAATGAAAGAACTCACTTAGAATTCCTACAATTGAGGTAGAACCATCCTGCAAGCAAAGTCATTAATCTACTCATACTTACTAACAGCACCCTTTGTTGTTAACTGAGAGCGTAGTCCCCTGGATATGCTTATTAATTTCCTTAGCCAGATTCTTGGCTTTCAGGTTTACAGATACAGGCGTCCtagaaaagaaaggcagaggatTACAGCAAAATCAAAGAAACCCAACCCCACTCTaaaccccacccaaccaaaGCTTTACTGAGAAGAATGTAATCTTAAAGAAGATAATGCAAAGTGGATATACAGAATTGAAAGACCTACTTTTTCCTTTCATAAAAGTGCCTTCCTAGATGCGAGGGCAAGAGCCTTCTGATGCGGTCATCAGACAGAAAGAGATCAAATCTGTTCAGGAGGCGACGCTTTGCTTCAAATATTTTATATTCTTTTTTGAGAGTTTTGTATGAGATGATCTGCAATGCAAGTAACAGTTTAGTCCCTACTGCTAAAAACACAGCCTAGCATACCTCTTAGAACTGCACAGATCAACTTGTGTAACCGATAGTCTATCGTGGAGCATTATTTTAGTATGCTTAAGACTATCAATAGGAAAAGGGTATGGTACTTTCTGCTTTAAGAGTCAAACATGGATCTCCTGCATAGTAACTGTAAATCACCAAAGAAAACTGGAGTACATTCTAGCATCCAAATCAAGGTGCAATACAACAATATTTCATAGTGTTACTGCCAATAGTGTAAACAATCCAATCCAGCTGCAAAGAACTTAAATATTCTTGTTTTTCCAGTTGCTTAAACTAAATATTGAGCATTTGTCTAGCAATTACATCTGACTGCTTGAAAACCTATTTAAAGATGAAGAAATTATTCTGAGTAAATACTGCAATTTAGAGAAACTAGTTTGAATAACCTGAAAAATCTTACTAGAGATCATTAACTCAGAACCTTGACAGTAGAATATTAAACAGCAGGAAACAAAAGctacttttcctttttgctaGTTCAAGAGGAAATAAATGGCACTGTGGACTATACTATCATATATCTCTCTTACCTGGCTAACGCTCCTGATCCCATTCTGGATTAAAAGCTTCTTGTACAGattttcagtctgttctgaTGATAAATTTGGTTCATCCTTTGTGAAGAGGCAAACCTCAGCTGTTTCTGGTCGGATGCCGTGGGGCAGTGGTCTAAGATGAGAATGAGAGATGGACAGAGAACATGTGAAAGGAGAAAAGTTTATTCCAGAACCAAGACTACACCAAGAGATCATTACCCCTTAGCAAGTACTACCAATAAGCTATGTGTCCAGATTCTCTTCTTCATTAATTACTAAACATTCTCAGGGGAAACTATGCTTTTTAAGTGCAGAGAACTGTAAAAGCTCACCAGTCATATACAGTGGCTCTGGTCAGATACACTGCTGAATGCATCtgtcctgcctggagctgttacCACCCAAGTTCTGGGAGAAGGACTTCTGTTTACACCATGGCTGCATCCAGTCCTTAGACAAGTCTTTGTAGTGCTGTGTCTCAGATAAATAGATGGGAGCTTTCCCAGTATAGCACTGCTACAGTTTAAAGTAAAACCTCTGGAATTCATGCTCAGGTTTTGGAATCACAAGAAAAACGAAGCCGTCTTGCTAATGATTTTGATGGTGGCTTGAAGACAAAGAAGAGACTGATTTCTTGAGCTTCAAGATTAAAATGCACATAACTTGTAACTGGCGACCAACAAACCCAGTACTCCCTGTGTGCTCGAAGCAGGCAGAGCCGAGCTTCGCGTTACAGCGGAAGTGGGGGCAGGCAAGTGCTCGGAAGGGAGCTGCCAGGACAGAATCGTGGCAGCCAAACCCCTTAAGCTCACAATCAACCAtgtgctcttttccaggccaaAGGACGCGAGCGACCCCTGTAACCACACGGCTCGAGAGAATCTCTTACATTTTGATGACCTTTGCCGCACGCGGCACCTTCCAGACCGTCACCATGAGGTGCACGTTCTCGCTCTCGTTGAGGAGAAGCGCCTTCCCCTTGGCCTTGCTTCTGGCGAACGCCAGGAGAGCCTCCACCGCCTTCTTTACCTGCAACGGCACGGCAGCCGCCGGAATTACGTTATGTTACAACCCaacgcggcccggcccagcTGCGCTCCCGCCGCCCCACAGTACCTGCTCCCGCTCCAGCTGCCCCGATCCCTTCGCCATAGCTCCGCCGTCACCACGTGTGGCTATCACGCCTGCGCGCAGGCACCTCCGGGGCACGGCAGGGCACCTCcggggcgggggccggggccgcACAGCGTAGCGTTCGTGAGGCGCTTCCGCCGCGCCGCGGTCGCTGTTCTGCGACGGTCTGTCCCCCTTCTTGGGCTCTGGTGTGTCTTCAGCAGCGGGGTTATCCACAGCTCAGGCTGagttgctcagggctgtgtcGAGTCGcagcctccaggcagggagATTGCGCTCCCTGTGTGGGAAACCTGTGTTTATGCAGGGCTGTCCTCACG from Dryobates pubescens isolate bDryPub1 chromosome 4, bDryPub1.pri, whole genome shotgun sequence includes these protein-coding regions:
- the RSL1D1 gene encoding ribosomal L1 domain-containing protein 1 produces the protein MAKGSGQLEREQVKKAVEALLAFARSKAKGKALLLNESENVHLMVTVWKVPRAAKVIKIPLPHGIRPETAEVCLFTKDEPNLSSEQTENLYKKLLIQNGIRSVSQIISYKTLKKEYKIFEAKRRLLNRFDLFLSDDRIRRLLPSHLGRHFYERKKTPVSVNLKAKNLAKEINKHIQGTTLSVNNKGCCYTARIGHTGMKADEILNNVIAAAEVIAKKLPKNWKNVKILHLKTLKSVALPIFTANISNLDELDREPPERKKKEGKKKKPKSKKASKKTKSSQVTSTTEIKNAAAAAATQDLEIKEKAAVQEPGDHDDEEIPQLVPIQTTILDQLEKMKSSAGNLSKKTKSSLGKRKKQPQALETPKPKHKVTEESVDLQTSPKQKKAKQPSMPKEAIKGKELKKTPKKPEAKSFAAPKAGKSIESAKKSSKTPKQARKKTHRLQSA